In the genome of Bremerella sp. P1, the window CTTCTGGTCGATGCCACCAACCCAGACGCTGTGGAGAGACTCCGACAGAGGAAGGGTCGGATAAGCAAGCCGTTTGCCGTAATGATGCGAACGGTATCGGAGGTAGACCAGGTTGCCAAGTTGGATAGCGTTGAGCGTCAGGTTTTATTCTCGGCAACCAATCCGATCGTTTTGCTCGATCTGAATCAGGAAACGATCATCGCTCCGGGTGTCCATCCAGGCTTGAACACTGTCGGCATCATGTTGCCCACCACACCGCTACACGACTTACTGCTAAAGCGTGTCGGGCGTCCGTTGGTCTGTACAAGCGGGAATCGCGAAGGGGAGCCGTTGGCCTTCGAAGTGGAAAACGCGGAAGCGATGTTGTCCGGGATTTGCGATCTCTGGTTACATCACAACCGTTCGATTGCCCGTCCTGTCGATGACAGTGTGGTCCGGATCGTCGCCGGGAATCGCGCTGCGCTGAGGTTGGCCCGCGGTATGGCTCCTCTTCGATTAGACTTGGACACAAACGAAACACAAATGGCCCTGGGCGGACAAATGAAATCTTCAGTGGCATGGAGTCACGATGGAAGTGCATTTCTGGGGCCGCATATTGGTGACCTTAGCAATTTGGCGGTCCAGGAACGCTACCAATGGCATCTTGCCGATTGGCAAAGCCTTTATCGTTTCTCAGCGACTCAGGCCGTGCACGACAGCCATCCAGGCTATTACACGACGCATGCCGCATCTCGAGAGTTTTTGGTCACGCAATCCGTTCAACACCACCATGCCCACATATGTTCGGCGATGCTTGAACATCACTTACTTGACCAACAGGTGCTGGGCGTGGCTTGGGACGGTACCGGTTACGGCATGGATCAGACGATATGGGGAGGAGAGTTTTTCCTGGCAGACAAGCATCAATGCTCCCGGATTGCTCATGTGCGACCGTTTGCCCTTCCCGGGGGAGAAACAGCGATCCTTCAACCTTGTAGGATCGCGTTTTCGTTGTTGAGTCAGTTGGACAGCGTGGATTCCTTCGATTCACTTCCCGTTTTCGAGTCTCTCAGATTGCGATTGTCGTTAGTGGAACAGATTCTGGACAGTCCGCAGTATTCACCAATCACAACCAGTGGTGGCCGATTGTTCGACGGGGTGGCAGCATTGATACTCAATCGCCAACGGAGCGAATATGAAGGACAGTTGCCGATGGTGCTGGAAGCGATTGCGGATCCCGAAGAAAAGGGAGCCTATGAATTCACAATCGCCAAGCAAACATTGGTAGAATTGGATTGGCGTTCACTGATCAGCCAAGTAATAGCTGACGTTGAAGCAAGGGTATCTCCAGATCGAATGTCGATGAGGTTCCATCGAGGTGTTGCCAACGCAATTATCGCCATTTGCCGTCAACACGCGGATCTTCCGGTCGTGCTAACTGGTGGTGTATTTCAAAATCGGCTTCTTGCAGAGTTGATCGCCGACATGTCGCAGGGCCAGAGGCCGCGAGTTTATCTGCCAGGTATTATCCCGCCTGGAGATGGTGGACTGGCGGCCGGTCAATTGGTAGCTGGCTATCGAAATGAGGCAAGATAATGTGCCTGGCAGTACCGGGTAGAGTCGTACGCTGGATTGACCGAACGCCGCCGTTTGAGAGCGCGGCAATTGAATTTGGCGGTTTGCATCGCGAGGTCAACATGGCCTGCGTTCCAGAAGCAGCCATCGACGATTATGTATTGGTTCACGCAGGCATCGCCATCAGCATTGTGAGCCCCGTAGAGGCAGAACAACTGTTGCGCACGCTCGACGAACTGGAATCGGTCGAAGGAGAAGCGGACTCTGCGGAGGATACTCCTCCATGAAGTACATTGATGAATTCCGTGATGCAGAAGCGTGCCAGAGAACAATCGATGCAATACGTCAAGTCACGTCACGTTGCTGGACGATCATGGAGGTATGTGGGGGGCAGACGCACGGACTATTAAGATGGGGAATCGATCAGCAACTGGATGGAGTCGTTCGACTCCTGCACGGCCCAGGTTGTCCTGTCTGTGTGACCTCCAGTTCGATGATCGATGCCGCCATAGAGCTTTCGCGACGCCCTGATGTTACCGTGACGAGCTTTGGTGATATGTTGCGTGTCCCTGGTTCACAGGAAAGCCTCTTGCAGGCGAGGGCAGGGGGGGCGGATGTTCAGTTGGTGTACTCCCCGCTGGACGCGGTTCGATTGGCGAGAGATAACCCGGATCGCCAAGTCATTTTCTTTTCCGTCGGCTTTGAAACGACTGCCCCTGCGAGTGCTCTCGCGGTAAAACAGGCTGCCGAATTGGGGCTAGAGAATTTCTCGTTACTTGTAGCACATGTTCGCGTTCTGCCAGCGATGGAAATGATTGCCTCCGAGGAACCCAGCCTGGTCGATGGGTTTCTTGCGGCGGGCCATGTTTGCACGATAACAGGATTTCAGGATTACGCGTACCTTGCTACTGACTATCGAGTTCCGGTTGTGGTTACGGGCTTCGAACCGTTGGACTTGCTGAGGGGGATTCACGAGTGTGTCTCACTTCTGGAGCGTGATGAACCTTCGGTTGTAAACCGCTACGAACGTTGCGTATCCGAGCACGGCAATCTTCAGGCGAAGAACCACGTAGAAGATGTATTCCGAGTCGCTGACCGAGATTGGCGTGGTTTTGGGATCATTCCTAACGGAGGCTTGGCACTTAGAACAGAATGGGCGCGGTACGACGCTGAACTCAAGTACTCGATTCAAGATTCGCTTGCGATTGTATCCGGTGACTGTCCTGCCAGCGAGATTATCACCGGACGTCTGAATCCCGTTGATTGTCCGTTCTTTGGCAAGCATTGCACCCCTGAACAACCGATGGGCGCCCCAATGGTGAGTAGCGAAGGCGCCTGTGCCGCCTACTATCGTTACCTACCCGCCAACCAGAATTCTCAACCGTCTCTATAGTAAGCACCGATGTCAAGATTGCCTGTCAATTGCCCGGTTCCTCGCTCAACGGATGACGCCGTAACGCTTGCACATGGAGAAGGTGGGCGTACGATGCGACGATTGATTCGTGACAGGATCGTCTCTCGATTGGGAAACACACCGCTGGTCAACCTTTCCGATGCCGCGGTTTTGCCGACAATGGGCGGTTCGCCGGTAATGACGACTGACAGTTTTGTTGTTTCACCCCTCTTCTTTCCCGGTGGCGACATTGGAACACTTGCTGTATTCGGTACGGTAAATGATCTCGTTGTCTCGGGTGCGAGCCCTCGGTGGATTGCGCTTTCGATGATCATCGAGGAAGGCCTTCCACTGGCCCTGCTGGACCGTGTGTTGGATTCGATCGTCGCTTCGGCACGAATTGCTGAAGTGGAGATCGTGACGGGAGATACGAAAGTTGTTCCGCGAGGTGCGGCCGACGGGCTTTTTCTGACAACAACGGGATTAGGAGAGCTTTTCGAACCTATTCCAACTGGTCCAGAAACGCTTAAAGAAGGGGATGTTATCCTCGTGACAGGGCCGATTGGACAACACGGAATTTCAATTCTGGCAGCTCGGGAGAAGCTCGGATTCGATCCAATGCCCACGAGTGACTGCGGGTCACTATGGAACGCGGCCCAATCACTTCGTTCGGCTGGCTGTCCGGTGCGTGCCATGCGGGATGCCACGCGAGGAGGGGTTTCGGCGGTCTTGCATGAATGGACTGAAACCAGTGATTCAACAATTATGATCAATGAAGAAGCCGTTCCTGTTGGTAACGAAGTCCGCGGCGCGTGCGAGCTGTTAGGCTTAGATCCGCTCCACCTTGCGAACGAAGGAACGATGCTGGTTGCGGTGCCCAAGGAGATGAACCAACGCGCATTGCAGGCACTCTTGAAGGTGGGAAATTGCCCAAGCGCTGCCATCATCGGCGAGGTAACAACACGGCGATTGGCTCCGGTTGTTGTTCGTCGCGGACGGTCTGCAGAGATTCCCCTTGAGGAACCACAAGGCGCACCGTTTCCTAGAATCTGCTAGGGTGAGAGCACAAAGCTCGGCGGCGCATAAAAAAAGCCCGGCTTCTGCCGGGCCGGAGAATTCAGGTTGCTTGGTGGACCCGAGTATTTATAAGCATTTATCGCCATGTTGGCGAGCGTCGAGTCCTAACAGGACTGCGAAGGATCGGATCCACCCGCCATCTCCTATTAGGTCAGCCTCCTGCCTCCCTTGGAAGTGCCACAATGGATGTTCGACGTTTGGCAAACTCGGACCGTCTAGGTTGCCTTGCCAGCGTCTGACCCTCAATGGCGGTTGTCACCCGCTACAACGGTCAGGCGGCTTCGCGTCCATTGCTCACCTTCTAATATTTCTACGTTTGGTGACAGCGTATGGTTCTTGTTTGGCCCAAAACATTCTTCACTATTTATGGTTGTGTTTGGGCAGAACGCGCGTTCCATAGCCATTTATGCAGTTCTATGGCAGGAACGATAGTTACTGACAAAGCGGCGACGATGAGCCAGGTAGTCAAAGACACAGGTGAAGTATCGAGAATCGATTGCATGAATGGAAGGTACATTGCGCCCAGATGAATCAAAAACGCTCCGATTGCTCCGGCCAATAGAAAGGGACTACGAAATGGGCTTAGGGAAAAAGCCGACTTTGTTTCGGAACGGCAGTTGCCAATATGGAAGTTTTCGAAGAGAACCATCATCAACAGAAGCACATTTCGAGAATCGCTTTCTGAGTACCCGTTAGAGATCATCCAGTAGAAAGTACCGAAGCCAACAGCGCCCGTGAGGCCAGCCGCAACGAGGGTTCTCTCGATCATCAAGCGATCGAAGATGCGTTCTTTAGGCGAACGTGGTTGGCGATCCAGAACATCTCCTTCGCCAGGCTCAAAGGCAAGGGCAACATCCTGAATACCATTGGTAACCAGGTTCATCCACAGTACCTGAACCGGTAACAGTGGTAATGGCATCCCGGTGACCACCGCTAACCCCATCACAAGTAGCTCGGCCGCCCCGGTAGAGATCAGAAGGTAGATCACCTTACGGATATTGTCATAGGCAACGCGACCTTCTTCGATTCCGACGACAATCGTCGCAAAATTGTCATCGCTGATTACCAGCTCGGATGCTTCACGAGCCACGTCTGTGCCCGACTTGCCCATTGCCACGCCGATGTTCGCCGCCTGAAGAGCGGGTGCATCATTAACGCCGTCGCCGGTCACTGCCACAAAATGGCCAGACTTCTGTGCGGCCTCGACAATCTGTAGCTTCTGTCGCGGGGCCACCCGAGCGAACACCCGGATGTTTTGTACGATCTGGGAAAGCTCCTCAGGGGTTTTGCTGGCCACTTCAGGCCCAGTCATGACTTGTTCTTCGTGCTGCGCCATTCCCAGATCACGAGCAATTGCCAGGGCCGTTACCGAATGGTCCCCGGTTATCATGGAGACGTCGACGCCACACCGATGGCAGGTATCTACCGCCTCGCGAACGCCTGGTCGCAATGGGTCGATCATTCCAACAAAACCTAGCAAGGCAAGGTTCGTCGGTTCGGAAGGGGCTCGTGTTTGATCGAGGCCTGTGGTGCCAGGGCCTTCCGCTACCGCTAAGACGCGGAGACCACGCTCAGCCATTTTCAAGGCAATTTGTTCCAGTTCCTCGCGGTCAATGTCGTCGCGACACATCTGAAGGACGCGTTCAGGAGCGCCTTTCACAATCACACGCACATCACCATCCAATCGATTGAAAGACGCTGCAAACTGGCGTTCCGACTCGTAAGGAATGTCATTAACCTGAGGAAACTTCGTGAGCATTGCTTCACGAGTTTCGCCAGCTTTGTGTCCGAGGACCAAAAGAGCCACATCAACTGCGTCACCGCGCCAGTGCCAGCTCCCGTTGCGCTGATGTAAATCGGCCTCGTTGCACAAGACAACAGACCGGATCAGCGACGCAAGAATCGGGTCTGAGATAACCTTGGAGTTGCTGTCTTCGGCAACGAGTTCTCCCTGCGGAATGAAACCTTCGCCGGTGACCTTCAACGCTTCACCGGTAGCGAGTTGTACCTCGCGGACGGTCAATTCGTTAACCGTTAGTGTGCCTGTCTTATCGGTCGCGATGAAGGTGCAACTGCCCAGCCCTTCGACGGCACTGAGCCTTCGAACGATGACGCCGCGTCGAGCCATTCGTGTCGTGGCCACCGCCAAGGACACCGTCATAGCAACGGGAAGGCCTTCGGGAATGGCTGCTACCGCCAAAACGACAACAAATATAAACATTTCTGTCACAGGATACCTGGCGAACAGACCACCAATTGTGCCAATTACTGCGGCGATCGCTAACGTCGAAAGGGCAATCACATTAGTGAACTGCTCCATGCGTTCTAAAAGGGGCAGTTTGCCTCCGGTTGCTCGTGTGACGTCCAGCGCTAGTTGTCCGACAGCGGTCGAAGATCCCGTTGCGACCACCATTCCTTTGGCACGACCGTGCGTTACGATTGAACCAGCAAATACCATATTGGCTTGATCCGATTGCGGTGAATCCGCACTTCCTATCCACTGGGGGTCTTTCGATACCGGCAACGACTCGCCCGTTAAAAGGGATTCATCAATTTCCAGTCCCCTCGCCATGACCAAGCGTAAATCGGCTGGGATGCGGTTGCCTGACTCGAGCCAGACAACGTCTCCAGGCACAACCTCCTCGGCAGGAATCTCCTGAACCTCCTCGCCTCGCTGGACGGATGCCCTGATTCGCAACAGCTTTCTCAGTGCCTGGCTACTCTTCTCAGCTTTCCATTCCTGGTATCCACCAACCGTTGCGTTGAGAAGCAACACGAAAAAGATAAAGCCTGCGTCGCGGAATTCTCCGGTAAGAATCGAGATAAATGCTGCGACGAGCAATATGTAAATCAACGGACTATAGAACTGCCGTAGAAGAACCTCCCACCAGGCAGGTGGCGGCTGTTCAGGTAGCGTGTTGGGCCCAACAGTCTCAAGGCGTTTGTCGGCCGTGGCTTGCGAAAGACCGTTTGCTGTGGCATCCAGCCGTCGATAAACCTCGGCCAAAGGAACGGCCTGCCATTCGCATTTATCGCTCACTTCAGCTACCTATCGATACATGAACGGACGCTCTGAATCGCAAGGGAAAACTACCTGTTTCGTTCTACGATTCCCGTTGAGTTGCGTGATACAGCGCTTATTGTCTCGTTAAATCATGGAGATTGGGATAGGGGGATCCGCCATGTGGAAACGGTTAATTCGGCGATAGGTCACCAGGGAATACTCGATGATAAAAGACTTAAACAGCATTGTTCTTATCGGTAATCCGAAAAAGCGTTGTCTCATCCGATGGCTAAGATTCCAACCTATTTTACGAGTCGTTGTCCTATCTGCGGTCGGACTCTGCAAATTCCGGCACATCTTTTGGGGGAGCTGCTCTCGTGTGAACAGTGTGGTGCGAATTACGTCGCACAGGATCGAAAGGTCGAGAAGGCAGATACGCCGGACCTCGAGTCGGAAATCATGCAGCGAACTGATCTCATCCTATCTGTGGTCCGGAAGCAAAGGGCACGAGGACCCGGGGCGGTAGATTCCGCAAAGGGCTTTGATGATGGCGGAAATCGCCATCGCGAAGCGGTGAATTCTCTGATTATGGACAAGGGGCGTTACAAGCACATTGGGAGTTAGGCCGTTCGCCCCACGAAGTATGCGATGTGTCGGCCCAACCTCCATAATAGGCGGTCACGATGAGTAGTACTGAATCAGCCCCCAGCGCTTTTCCCTGCCGTTTGCTGTTGGTCGATACCGATTCCCGATTTCGCCGGATCGTTAAAGAGTTTCTTTCTAGTCAGATCGTTCAGGTCGAAGAAGTAAGTCATGAACGTCAGGCATTGCAAAAACTCGAGCGATCTGAATTCGATGTGATTCTGGTTGAAATGGCAGCAAATACCGAAGCATCACTACTAAGGCTTCGGGAACTAAAGGAAAAGGCAGACTGTGAAGTCATCTGCGTGTCTGAGAAGCCGGATGCGGAATCAATCGTCGCCGCAATAAAGGCTGGTTGCTTCGACTATCTGACCAAGCCGGTACGCATGTCGCGACTGCAAAAGACCGTCGACAACGCATTCAGAACGGTTCGGCGACAGCGCCTATGTAGAAGCGAGCATCTACGAAACGGACAGGCAAAAAAGCCGCTGATGATCGGACAATCAGCCGCAATGCAGGAAGTATTTCGGCTTATCAAACGCGCCGGTCCCACGGATCAGCCTATTCTAATTCAGGGTGAAAGCGGCACTGGCAAGGAGCTAGTCGCCAAGGCTATCCATCAGGTAAGCCATCGCGTGGATCAACCCATGGTCGTTGTTAACTGCGCTGCGCTGCCAGAAACATTACTTGAAAGTGAACTCTTCGGCCACGAAAAGGGAGCGTTTACCGGAGCCGCAAGTGCCAAGCCTGGGTTATTTGAGGTTGCCGACGGAGGCACCATGTTCATCGACGAAATCGGTGAGATGGCTAGTGGCATACAAGCCAAACTATTACGTGTCCTTGAGGATGGCTCGTTTCGCCGTGTCGGTGGGACGGAGGAACGGCGTGTGAATGTGCGTTTACTGACGGCGACTAATCGCAATCTCTTCGAAGAGGTGAAAGAGGGGCGATTCCGTGAAGATTTATTTTACCGGATCGACGTGATGCGCCTCGAATTACCTCCGTTGCGTCATCGCGGAGATGATGTTGCCTTGCTCACGCACCACTTCATGGGCAACGATTGGCAAATCGACATGGATGCCATGGAAGCTATCGAGCGATATCGCTGGCCCGGGAATGTCCGTCAACTTATCAACGCCCTGGAAAGAGCCAAGATATTGTCGGACGATCAAACGATCCTTCTCCAGAACCTGCCTACGGAAGTCGCAGAGTGCACCTATGTATTATCGCATTCCGGACCGCCACGGAAGGATGACCTAGAGTCTTTGATGCGTCACCAAATAGAGTTGGTAATGTCACGCGAAAATGGCAATAAGGTTCGTGCTGCGCGTGCATTGGGCGTGAGCCGGCGTAGCCTTTACCGTCTCCTGGAAAAGTATCAGATCGAATGACTACAGTGATGGGCCTCGAAGTGGAGTGCGATGATAATTCCAAACCGAGAAGATGTCGGACGTCCAGGTGAAAACAAGAGGCTTAACAATGACAGTCCCTGCAGAAGGGCATGTTTCGAAAGTACTTGTCGGAACGGATTACCTGCCAGGGATTCTCCGCGTTCCGCCGATTGCTCAGGGGTTGGTTTTCTTAATCCATCGGAGTGAGAGTGAGCGAGCGCTTTCGGATGACCATGGGCTGGCACTGTTCCTGCAAGAAAAGGGATTCGCTACGTTGCTCTTTGACCTCCTTACAGAGTTGGAGGCGAGCGATGATCGGCATATTTTCGATATTCCGTTATTGGCTCTTCGCCTGCGAGGTGTTGAGAATTGGGCGAAGGAGCAGACAGCGATTGCACATTTGCCTTTGGGATGTTTAGGGGGCGGCACGACGGCCGCTGCTTCACTAGTTGCTGCGGCCTTAAATGGGAGCAGTTTAAGAGCGGTTGTATCGAGAGGAGGTCGCCCCGATTTGGCGAAGGCATACATTCGGATGGTATCTGTCCCGACGCTGTTGATTGTTGTGGGCGCGGACGACGGTGCGATTCAGTGTAATCAGAAGGTCTACGATGAACTTAAATGTACAAAACGTTTTGAGGTTGTAAGTCACGCACCGGAACTTGTCCCGGGCACAGAAAACACTGGGAAGGTTGACCATTTGGCAGGAGATTGGTTTTCGTCGTATCTTCGTGAAAAGGATCAATAGTCGCTTGTTGTCATCGCTAGTGTGAATCTAAGAAGAAAGTTCTTCTCAGCGGGTGTCTGATATCGACAATGAAAGAACTGCGAGTGATTAACTGTGATCCAAATGAATAGACTGAAAGTCAAAAAATAGTCGCGGCAACGTTTCACCTTTATCAGCAAGTCTGAGTTCGGGGGACGTGATGCGTGGGAGGTGTCGATGAGGGCCCAGCTACTCCGTCAAGTAGTGTCGTTACGTGATGTTTCGACACCGTTGGAACTCGTCGATATTCCCACGCCGCGTCCCACCCGAGGCGAGATTCGGATAAGAGTTGCCGCTTGTGGCGTATGCCATACGGAACTTGATGAAGTCGAGGGAAGAACAGCTCCCCCCATTCTTCCTGTAGTACCTGGACATGAAGTCGTGGGCTACGTCGACGAAGTGGGTGACGACGTGTCGCACCATCGCATTGGCGATCGCGTGGGCGTCGGTTGGATCCATTCTTCTAGCGGGGGTGAGCAGGAGAACATCTGTCCTCAGTTTCGTGCCACAGGCAGAGATGTAAACGGTGGATATGCAGAGTACATGACGGTACCAGAGGAGTATGCGTATCCAATCCCCAAGTGCTTTACAGATTCCGAGGCCGCACCTCTATTGTGTGCCGGAGCGATCGGTTATCGCGCGATGCGACTTACTGGCATTGAGGATGGGCAGACTTTGGGGCTCACTGGTTTTGGTGGATCGGCCCACTTAGTGCTGCAGATGGTACGTCACCAGTTTCCTCGGACGAAGGTATTCGTATTTGCCCGTGACGGAGACCAGCAGGAATTCTCTCTGGAACTAGGGGCTGTGTGGGCAGGCCATACGACCGATCGGGCTCCGATCCCTTTAGATGCCATCATCGACACGACACCCGCCTGGCAACCCGTTGTCGAGGCCTTGGCGAATCTCGCGCCAGGGGGGAGATTGGTCATCAACGCCATTCGCAAGGAAGATGACGACAAAGAACAGCTACTCCAATTGAGTTATCACGAACACTTGTGGATGGAACGAGAAGTAAAGACGGTAGCCAACATCACGCACTATGATATTCGTGAGTTCTTACCGCTAGCGGCCGAAATCCCCCTCCGCTCCACGATCACCACCTACCCACTGGAAGAGGCGAATCGAGCGATCGTAGAATTGAAGCAGGGAAGCGTAAAAGGGGCCAAAGTTCTGGTGATGGATGCTTGAGGGTTACCGGTAAAGAGGTTAGCCGTTTTCCAGTACCCACTGAACGGCCAACTTCATCAATTCAGCACTGTTTTTTGCGTTAAGTTTGTGACGAAGTTTCTCCCGGTGCGTATCAATCGTATGCACACTTAGTTGCAATTGCGCGGCGATGGCTGAAGTTGTCTTACCATGGCCAATCAGCTGGAACACTTCCAGCTCTCGGTCACTAAGACGCTGGATTGGATCCTCATTGACAGGCGTGTTATTCGAAGCTACCTGGCTAAGTAACTGCTGCATGATTTTGGGGCTTAGGTAACGCTGGCCGCTAAGGGTAGTGCGGATGGCGTCGATTACCTTGTCTTGCAGTTCTCGTTTATTCACATATCCCAATGCACCAGCACGTAGGGCGCGTTTGGCGTATAGCGATTCGTCAAATGCTGAGACAACAAGCATCTTTGCAGCGGAATTACGTGCATAGATTTCTTTGATCAGTTCGATTCCGTTTCCATCTTCCAACTGGATATCGATCAGCGTCAGGTCTGGTGAAAGCGAACGGTACTGGGACAATGCATCGTTGATACCGCTCGCTTCTCCGCATACTTCAAGGTCTGGTTGACCGTCGATTCGAGCAGCTAGACCCTCTCGCACGATCGGATGATCGTCGACAATAAGAATTCGGCTGGGTGAAGATGATGTACCCATACTAATCGGCCCTCTCCGAATTGACGTCTCGCGAAAAGGTACAGCTAACGAGCGTTCCACCGTCTGGCCCCGGACCTATTTGGGCAACACCGCCGATTAGGCTGGAGCGATATTGCATGATCTTCAGTCCTGTTCCCAGATTAGAAAGTATTTGCGATGGGATTCCGCAACCGTTATCGAACACTTCCATGGTAATTGATCGCTCAGCGCCAATCAGGCGAATCTCAATGTTTGAAGCATGCCCATGCTTCATGGCGTTGTTTACAGCTTCCTGGACGATTCGGAAAAGGTGCGTTGCAACAAAGTTATTCGTCAGGTCGATATCTCCCTGAAATACGCAAGCACAGCCAATCCCATATTGCTCGCTTACCCTCTCGGCAAGCTCTTCCAGTGCTGCCCGAAGTCCCTCCGCGTCGATTTCTACAGGAACGAGACCGCGGGAAAGGTTGTGGACTTCGCGCGCGGCTTCACTAATACCGCGGGCAACGCGGTCCGCAAGTTTTGCCACTTTGGCAACGGTAGGCTGACAACGCGTCTCCCATTGTTCGTCGTTACAAAGCATCTCGGCGACTGTTTGCGACAGCAAACCCAGACCTGTCAGTTGCTGCTGAACACTATCGTGCAGTTCATGCCCAATACGACGGTCTTCTTCGGCAGCGATCGCCAGCACTTGTTTTTGTAACTCCTTGAGTGCCGATATGTCGCGAATGATGCCGGTGAACAGCGGAGGATTATCGATTTGGCTCACCGAGAGATGCACTGGAAACGTTGAGCCATCTTTTCTCCGAGCGACGACTTCCCGTCCTGTACCGATCACGCGAGCTTCCCCAGTCGCCAAATAGCGCGAAAGGTGATTATCGTGCTCGCTACGTGATGGCTCAGGCATCAACAGCTTTACGTTGGTACCGATCATCTCCTCGGCCAAGT includes:
- the hypF gene encoding carbamoyltransferase HypF — its product is MSSAIAEGIVLSGRLQGMGVRPAIFRLATQLGLVGHVRNTAQGVEIHIEGSPNQTEAFRRQLRGFLPAEAQILSEQSREVPPIGRARFEIVRENTQDSIVTTVPLDTAVCRECLDEIYQPGNRRFLYPFNSCARCGPRYTIIRQMPFERNDTAMVDFPWCEDCYAEYRSADDRRFHAQTISCPKCGPRLWGISAGNRRFDDQEEVLDQASQAILRGLIIALKGLGGYQLLVDATNPDAVERLRQRKGRISKPFAVMMRTVSEVDQVAKLDSVERQVLFSATNPIVLLDLNQETIIAPGVHPGLNTVGIMLPTTPLHDLLLKRVGRPLVCTSGNREGEPLAFEVENAEAMLSGICDLWLHHNRSIARPVDDSVVRIVAGNRAALRLARGMAPLRLDLDTNETQMALGGQMKSSVAWSHDGSAFLGPHIGDLSNLAVQERYQWHLADWQSLYRFSATQAVHDSHPGYYTTHAASREFLVTQSVQHHHAHICSAMLEHHLLDQQVLGVAWDGTGYGMDQTIWGGEFFLADKHQCSRIAHVRPFALPGGETAILQPCRIAFSLLSQLDSVDSFDSLPVFESLRLRLSLVEQILDSPQYSPITTSGGRLFDGVAALILNRQRSEYEGQLPMVLEAIADPEEKGAYEFTIAKQTLVELDWRSLISQVIADVEARVSPDRMSMRFHRGVANAIIAICRQHADLPVVLTGGVFQNRLLAELIADMSQGQRPRVYLPGIIPPGDGGLAAGQLVAGYRNEAR
- a CDS encoding sigma-54-dependent transcriptional regulator — protein: MSSTESAPSAFPCRLLLVDTDSRFRRIVKEFLSSQIVQVEEVSHERQALQKLERSEFDVILVEMAANTEASLLRLRELKEKADCEVICVSEKPDAESIVAAIKAGCFDYLTKPVRMSRLQKTVDNAFRTVRRQRLCRSEHLRNGQAKKPLMIGQSAAMQEVFRLIKRAGPTDQPILIQGESGTGKELVAKAIHQVSHRVDQPMVVVNCAALPETLLESELFGHEKGAFTGAASAKPGLFEVADGGTMFIDEIGEMASGIQAKLLRVLEDGSFRRVGGTEERRVNVRLLTATNRNLFEEVKEGRFREDLFYRIDVMRLELPPLRHRGDDVALLTHHFMGNDWQIDMDAMEAIERYRWPGNVRQLINALERAKILSDDQTILLQNLPTEVAECTYVLSHSGPPRKDDLESLMRHQIELVMSRENGNKVRAARALGVSRRSLYRLLEKYQIE
- a CDS encoding cation-translocating P-type ATPase, which codes for MSDKCEWQAVPLAEVYRRLDATANGLSQATADKRLETVGPNTLPEQPPPAWWEVLLRQFYSPLIYILLVAAFISILTGEFRDAGFIFFVLLLNATVGGYQEWKAEKSSQALRKLLRIRASVQRGEEVQEIPAEEVVPGDVVWLESGNRIPADLRLVMARGLEIDESLLTGESLPVSKDPQWIGSADSPQSDQANMVFAGSIVTHGRAKGMVVATGSSTAVGQLALDVTRATGGKLPLLERMEQFTNVIALSTLAIAAVIGTIGGLFARYPVTEMFIFVVVLAVAAIPEGLPVAMTVSLAVATTRMARRGVIVRRLSAVEGLGSCTFIATDKTGTLTVNELTVREVQLATGEALKVTGEGFIPQGELVAEDSNSKVISDPILASLIRSVVLCNEADLHQRNGSWHWRGDAVDVALLVLGHKAGETREAMLTKFPQVNDIPYESERQFAASFNRLDGDVRVIVKGAPERVLQMCRDDIDREELEQIALKMAERGLRVLAVAEGPGTTGLDQTRAPSEPTNLALLGFVGMIDPLRPGVREAVDTCHRCGVDVSMITGDHSVTALAIARDLGMAQHEEQVMTGPEVASKTPEELSQIVQNIRVFARVAPRQKLQIVEAAQKSGHFVAVTGDGVNDAPALQAANIGVAMGKSGTDVAREASELVISDDNFATIVVGIEEGRVAYDNIRKVIYLLISTGAAELLVMGLAVVTGMPLPLLPVQVLWMNLVTNGIQDVALAFEPGEGDVLDRQPRSPKERIFDRLMIERTLVAAGLTGAVGFGTFYWMISNGYSESDSRNVLLLMMVLFENFHIGNCRSETKSAFSLSPFRSPFLLAGAIGAFLIHLGAMYLPFMQSILDTSPVSLTTWLIVAALSVTIVPAIELHKWLWNARSAQTQP
- the hypE gene encoding hydrogenase expression/formation protein HypE, which encodes MSRLPVNCPVPRSTDDAVTLAHGEGGRTMRRLIRDRIVSRLGNTPLVNLSDAAVLPTMGGSPVMTTDSFVVSPLFFPGGDIGTLAVFGTVNDLVVSGASPRWIALSMIIEEGLPLALLDRVLDSIVASARIAEVEIVTGDTKVVPRGAADGLFLTTTGLGELFEPIPTGPETLKEGDVILVTGPIGQHGISILAAREKLGFDPMPTSDCGSLWNAAQSLRSAGCPVRAMRDATRGGVSAVLHEWTETSDSTIMINEEAVPVGNEVRGACELLGLDPLHLANEGTMLVAVPKEMNQRALQALLKVGNCPSAAIIGEVTTRRLAPVVVRRGRSAEIPLEEPQGAPFPRIC
- a CDS encoding HypC/HybG/HupF family hydrogenase formation chaperone — translated: MCLAVPGRVVRWIDRTPPFESAAIEFGGLHREVNMACVPEAAIDDYVLVHAGIAISIVSPVEAEQLLRTLDELESVEGEADSAEDTPP
- the hypD gene encoding hydrogenase formation protein HypD, with protein sequence MKYIDEFRDAEACQRTIDAIRQVTSRCWTIMEVCGGQTHGLLRWGIDQQLDGVVRLLHGPGCPVCVTSSSMIDAAIELSRRPDVTVTSFGDMLRVPGSQESLLQARAGGADVQLVYSPLDAVRLARDNPDRQVIFFSVGFETTAPASALAVKQAAELGLENFSLLVAHVRVLPAMEMIASEEPSLVDGFLAAGHVCTITGFQDYAYLATDYRVPVVVTGFEPLDLLRGIHECVSLLERDEPSVVNRYERCVSEHGNLQAKNHVEDVFRVADRDWRGFGIIPNGGLALRTEWARYDAELKYSIQDSLAIVSGDCPASEIITGRLNPVDCPFFGKHCTPEQPMGAPMVSSEGACAAYYRYLPANQNSQPSL